The following coding sequences are from one Rhipicephalus microplus isolate Deutch F79 chromosome 3, USDA_Rmic, whole genome shotgun sequence window:
- the LOC119174362 gene encoding mite group 2 allergen-like Ixo r 2, with the protein MLMRSALLFVAVGVAFGQIRDAVYEDCGSTAEIISLQVEPCNSDPCVMKRGTAARVYFEMVSDQDSETAELKVTTKLFGVSVPVPGIETNMCKGVVTCPIKKGRTYKGVLTMPIASFAPAGKTSLNMKVKGDKGVSVCTDSFLILE; encoded by the exons ATGTTGATGCGCAGCGCTCTCCTGTTCGTCGCCGTCGGGGTCGCCTTCGGCCAGATTAGGGATGCCGTCTACGAGGACTGCG GTAGCACCGCTGAAATCATCTCCCTCCAGGTTGAACCATGCAACTCGGACCCATGCGTCATGAAGAGGGGTACGGCAGCCAGGGTTTACTTCGAAATGGTATCTG accaaGACAGCGAAACGGCGGAGCTAAAGGTGACGACAAAGTTGTTCGGCGTCTCTGTCCCAGTGCCTGGCATTGAAACCAACATGTGCAAGGGCGTTGTCACGTGTCCCATCAAGAAAGGAAGGACCTACAAGGGAGTCCTAACCATGCCCATTGCATCATTTGCTCCCGCG GGCAAAACTTCACTGAATATGAAGGTGAAGGGAGACAAGGGTGTCAGCGTCTGCACCGACTCATTCCTAATTCTCGAGTAA